The following proteins come from a genomic window of Mycobacterium sp. DL:
- the rocD gene encoding ornithine--oxo-acid transaminase, which translates to MLENMTTETDMVIELDRRHVAHNYSPLPVVAAGAEGAWITDVEGRRYLDCLAAYSAVNFGHRNPEVTAAAHAQLDTVTLVSRAFHSDRLAPFCAALAALCGKDMVLPMNSGAEAVESGIKVARKWGHDVKGVPADQGNIVVARNNFHGRTTTIISFSDDDTARRGFGPYTPGFRSVPFGPDDPHAEAIADAIDDNTVAVLIEPIQGEAGIIVPPDDYLPRVRALCTARNVLLIADEIQSGLARTGRTFACDHWGVVPDVYLLGKALGGGVVPLSAVVADRAVLEVLHPGEHGSTFGGNPLAAAIGSTVVEMLARGEFQSRSAELGTHLHDRLRGLIGRGVIAVRGRGLWAGVDIDPVHGTGKQISLKLAERGVLVKDTHGSTLRFAPPLVITADEIDWAVDRLADVLAETGSH; encoded by the coding sequence ATGCTGGAGAACATGACGACCGAGACCGACATGGTGATCGAACTCGATCGCCGCCATGTCGCGCACAACTATTCGCCGCTGCCGGTCGTCGCGGCCGGCGCCGAAGGTGCCTGGATCACCGATGTCGAGGGCCGCCGCTATCTCGATTGCCTCGCGGCGTACTCCGCGGTCAACTTCGGCCACCGCAATCCAGAGGTGACGGCTGCCGCGCACGCCCAGCTGGACACCGTGACGCTGGTGAGCCGCGCCTTCCACTCCGACCGGCTCGCACCGTTCTGCGCCGCCCTCGCCGCACTGTGCGGCAAAGACATGGTGCTGCCGATGAACAGCGGCGCCGAAGCCGTGGAGAGCGGCATCAAGGTCGCACGCAAATGGGGCCACGACGTCAAAGGGGTTCCCGCCGATCAGGGCAACATCGTGGTCGCACGCAACAATTTCCACGGCCGGACCACGACGATCATCAGCTTCTCCGACGACGACACGGCGCGCCGCGGTTTCGGACCGTACACACCGGGATTCCGTTCGGTGCCCTTCGGTCCCGACGACCCGCATGCCGAGGCGATCGCCGACGCCATCGACGACAACACCGTCGCGGTGCTGATCGAGCCGATCCAGGGTGAGGCGGGGATCATCGTGCCGCCCGACGACTACCTGCCGCGGGTGCGGGCGCTGTGCACCGCGCGCAACGTGCTGCTGATCGCCGACGAGATCCAGTCCGGCTTGGCCCGCACCGGAAGGACCTTCGCGTGTGACCACTGGGGCGTCGTGCCCGACGTCTACCTGCTGGGCAAGGCCCTCGGCGGTGGCGTCGTGCCGCTGTCGGCGGTGGTCGCCGATCGCGCAGTTCTGGAGGTGCTGCATCCGGGCGAGCACGGTTCCACCTTCGGTGGGAACCCGTTGGCGGCTGCGATCGGGAGCACCGTTGTCGAGATGCTGGCTCGCGGCGAATTCCAATCCCGCTCAGCTGAACTCGGCACTCACCTGCACGATCGGTTGCGGGGGCTCATCGGCCGCGGGGTGATCGCAGTCCGCGGAAGAGGTCTGTGGGCCGGCGTCGACATCGACCCGGTGCACGGCACCGGCAAGCAGATCAGCCTGAAGCTGGCCGAGCGCGGTGTGCTGGTCAAGGACACCCACGGGTCGACGCTGCGTTTCGCGCCGCCGCTGGTGATAACCGCCGACGAGATCGATTGGGCCGTTGACCGGTTAGCCGACGTTCTGGCCGAAACGGGTTCACACTAG
- a CDS encoding amino acid permease — MTAPPLGLTQQMLRRRPVIDAPVAHGASQGLKRSIGTFQLTMFGVGATVGTGIFFVLSEAVPEAGPAVIVSFIIAGIAAGLSAICYAEMASAVPVSGSSYSYAYTTLGEFVAMAIGACLLLEYGVSISAVAVGWSGYVNKLLDNLFGVQIPQALSAAPWDDAAGFVNLPAVVLIVMCALLLIRGASESALVNTVMVVIKLGVLLLFVVIAFTAYSSDRFAGFWDAGFNGITLAASGIFFSYIGLDAISTAGDEVKNPQKTMPRAILAALVIVTSFYVLVAFAALGSQPTEDFGSEEQATAGLAVILDNITGSLWASTILAAGAVISIFSVALVVMYGQTRILFAMGRDGLLPSMFAKVNPRTMTPVNNTVIVATVCALLAGFVPLGYLLDMVSIGTLVAFIVVSVGVIVLRVREPDLPRGFKVPLYPVTPILSVAACLVVLWGLNWYTWVAFGAWVGVALIFWMFWSRHRSALNTVAVGEPK; from the coding sequence ATGACTGCCCCACCGTTAGGCCTCACCCAACAGATGCTCCGGCGCCGTCCCGTGATCGACGCACCGGTCGCCCACGGCGCCTCCCAGGGCCTCAAACGCAGCATCGGTACCTTCCAACTGACGATGTTCGGTGTCGGCGCCACCGTCGGCACCGGCATCTTCTTCGTGCTGTCCGAGGCGGTGCCCGAAGCCGGACCGGCGGTGATCGTCTCGTTCATCATCGCCGGCATAGCCGCCGGTCTGTCGGCGATCTGCTACGCGGAGATGGCTTCTGCCGTACCGGTGTCCGGGTCGAGCTACTCCTACGCCTACACCACACTCGGCGAGTTCGTCGCGATGGCCATCGGCGCCTGTCTGCTGCTCGAATACGGCGTGTCGATCTCCGCGGTGGCTGTCGGTTGGAGCGGCTATGTGAACAAGCTGCTGGACAACCTGTTCGGTGTGCAGATCCCCCAGGCGCTGTCGGCCGCCCCGTGGGACGACGCGGCCGGGTTCGTCAACCTGCCCGCCGTCGTTCTGATCGTCATGTGCGCGCTGCTGCTGATCCGTGGCGCCAGCGAGTCGGCTCTGGTCAACACCGTGATGGTGGTGATCAAGCTCGGCGTGCTGCTGCTGTTCGTCGTCATCGCATTCACCGCATACAGTTCCGACCGGTTCGCCGGCTTCTGGGATGCCGGCTTCAACGGGATCACCCTGGCGGCGAGCGGAATCTTCTTCTCCTACATCGGTCTGGACGCCATCTCCACCGCCGGTGACGAGGTCAAGAATCCGCAGAAGACCATGCCCCGTGCCATCCTGGCCGCGCTGGTGATCGTCACCAGCTTCTATGTCCTGGTGGCGTTCGCCGCACTCGGATCGCAGCCCACCGAGGATTTCGGTTCCGAGGAGCAGGCCACCGCAGGCCTGGCGGTGATTCTGGACAACATCACCGGAAGCCTCTGGGCGAGCACCATTCTGGCGGCCGGTGCGGTCATCTCCATCTTCTCGGTCGCGCTGGTCGTGATGTACGGACAGACCCGCATCCTGTTCGCGATGGGTCGCGACGGGCTGCTGCCGTCGATGTTCGCCAAGGTCAATCCCCGTACCATGACGCCGGTCAACAACACCGTAATCGTGGCCACGGTGTGTGCGCTGCTCGCCGGCTTCGTCCCGCTGGGATATCTGCTCGACATGGTGTCCATCGGCACGCTGGTCGCGTTCATCGTCGTCTCCGTCGGCGTCATCGTGCTGCGCGTTCGCGAACCCGATCTGCCGCGCGGCTTCAAGGTGCCGCTGTACCCGGTCACCCCGATCCTGTCGGTGGCCGCGTGCCTGGTGGTGCTGTGGGGCCTGAACTGGTACACGTGGGTGGCGTTCGGCGCCTGGGTCGGTGTCGCCCTGATCTTCTGGATGTTCTGGAGTCGGCACCGCAGCGCTCTCAACACCGTGGCGGTCGGGGAACCGAAGTGA
- the ddaH gene encoding dimethylargininase codes for MMFSDVAGALATPATDVTRTRTARPRRYVMAAPNFFAVEYVINPWMDTSTPVDACRAVAQWEALRQTYTDLGHTVELVESVAGLPDMVYAANGGLVVNGRAVVARFAHAERAGESIAHAEWMSRNGYLPFETRHVNEGQGDLLVVGSTILAGHGFRTDRRAHDEIAEHLGMPVVGLELVDPRFYHLDTALAVLDDTTIAYYPTAFAERSRAALIELFPDAIEVASADAYVLGLNVVSDGLNVVLPAAATGFAEQLRQRGFRPVGVDLSELLKGGGSVKCCTLEVHP; via the coding sequence ATGATGTTCTCCGATGTCGCCGGCGCCCTCGCGACCCCCGCCACCGATGTCACCCGCACCCGAACGGCCCGGCCCCGCCGGTACGTCATGGCGGCCCCGAACTTCTTCGCCGTCGAATACGTCATCAACCCGTGGATGGACACCTCCACCCCTGTCGACGCCTGCCGCGCCGTGGCCCAGTGGGAGGCGTTGCGCCAGACCTACACAGATCTCGGCCACACCGTCGAACTGGTCGAGTCGGTGGCAGGTCTGCCGGACATGGTCTACGCGGCCAACGGCGGACTGGTCGTCAACGGCAGGGCCGTCGTCGCCCGCTTCGCCCATGCCGAACGTGCCGGTGAGTCCATCGCGCACGCCGAATGGATGTCCCGCAACGGGTATCTGCCCTTCGAGACCCGCCACGTCAACGAGGGCCAGGGCGACCTGTTGGTGGTCGGCTCGACGATCCTGGCCGGTCACGGTTTCCGCACGGACCGTCGTGCGCACGACGAGATCGCCGAACACCTCGGAATGCCGGTCGTCGGCCTGGAGCTCGTCGACCCCCGCTTCTATCACCTCGACACCGCGCTCGCGGTCCTCGACGACACCACGATCGCCTATTACCCAACGGCGTTCGCCGAGCGATCCCGCGCGGCGCTGATCGAGCTGTTCCCCGATGCGATCGAGGTGGCCAGCGCCGACGCCTACGTCCTCGGCCTCAACGTCGTCTCCGACGGCCTCAATGTCGTCCTGCCGGCAGCCGCCACCGGTTTCGCCGAGCAACTCCGCCAGCGGGGCTTCCGACCTGTCGGGGTGGACCTCTCGGAGCTCCTCAAGGGTGGCGGATCGGTCAAATGCTGCACCCTGGAGGTACATCCGTGA
- a CDS encoding universal stress protein has product MTVLAGYLAGKCGHAPLNLAVEAARTLNTSLTVVAVVPRPWMTPSPARVDAEFAAYAQQLGSDSEREAREYLDTVAAGISVDFLQIASRTAGDGLLDAVERVDADVLVVGSSSSGALGQVVLGSTTDWLLHASPVPVALSPRGYRGSRTGTLQRITCAYSGTPESVRVVERVSELATTLGVPLRIVSYAIRGRTMFPPQVGLHAEDSLLETWAAQLREITSKLKSDGIVGEDVELQVITGNGWDQALDATEWEDGDVLALGTTSRRRITGVFLGAHGAKIIRHSPVPVLVLPA; this is encoded by the coding sequence GTGACCGTCTTGGCGGGGTATCTCGCCGGGAAGTGCGGACACGCCCCACTCAACCTCGCCGTCGAGGCGGCCCGAACTCTCAACACCTCCCTCACCGTCGTCGCTGTTGTGCCCAGACCCTGGATGACACCGTCCCCCGCCCGCGTTGATGCCGAATTCGCCGCCTACGCCCAGCAATTGGGTTCGGACTCGGAGCGTGAGGCGCGGGAGTACCTGGACACCGTGGCGGCGGGCATCTCGGTCGATTTCCTCCAGATTGCCAGCCGCACCGCGGGTGACGGCCTGCTGGACGCTGTCGAGCGCGTCGACGCCGACGTCCTGGTCGTCGGCTCGTCGTCGAGCGGTGCACTCGGGCAGGTGGTGCTGGGATCGACCACCGACTGGCTGCTGCATGCGTCTCCGGTACCGGTCGCCCTGAGCCCGCGCGGTTATCGCGGATCCCGTACCGGCACGTTGCAACGGATCACCTGCGCCTACTCGGGCACCCCGGAATCGGTGCGGGTGGTCGAGCGCGTCAGCGAACTCGCCACCACTCTGGGGGTGCCGCTGCGCATCGTCAGCTACGCCATCCGGGGACGGACCATGTTCCCACCGCAGGTGGGATTGCACGCCGAGGACTCCCTGCTCGAGACCTGGGCGGCCCAACTTCGGGAGATCACGTCGAAGTTGAAATCGGACGGAATCGTCGGCGAAGACGTTGAGCTACAGGTCATCACGGGCAACGGGTGGGATCAGGCGCTGGACGCCACCGAATGGGAGGACGGCGACGTGCTCGCTCTGGGTACGACATCGCGGCGACGCATCACCGGGGTGTTCCTGGGAGCGCACGGCGCCAAGATCATCCGGCACAGCCCGGTGCCGGTGCTCGTGCTACCCGCCTGA
- a CDS encoding Lrp/AsnC family transcriptional regulator, producing the protein MDRLDETDERILVELAEHARATFAEIGQRVNLSAPAVKRRVDRMLDTGVIRGFTTVIDRNALGWTTEAYVQVYCHGTIAPDELRAAWQDIPEVVSAATVTGTSDALLHVLARDMRHLEEALERIRASADIERSESIVVLSNLIERSPG; encoded by the coding sequence ATGGATCGGCTCGATGAGACCGACGAGCGCATTCTGGTCGAGCTGGCCGAGCATGCCCGGGCCACTTTCGCCGAGATCGGGCAGCGGGTGAACCTGTCGGCACCGGCGGTGAAGCGTCGCGTCGACAGGATGCTCGATACCGGGGTCATCCGGGGATTCACCACCGTGATCGACCGCAACGCGCTCGGCTGGACCACCGAGGCCTACGTCCAGGTCTACTGCCACGGCACCATCGCCCCTGACGAGCTGCGTGCGGCCTGGCAGGACATCCCCGAGGTGGTGAGTGCGGCCACGGTCACCGGCACGTCAGACGCGCTGCTGCACGTCCTGGCCCGCGACATGCGGCACCTCGAGGAGGCGCTGGAGCGGATCCGTGCCAGCGCCGACATCGAGCGCAGCGAGAGCATCGTGGTGCTGTCGAATCTCATCGAGCGATCACCGGGCTGA